ATCCGGCAAGCATGGGCAGAGTATTCAAGTCAAACAGCCACATTTGCAGAGAAACTACGAAGAACATCATAAGCATTAACTAAGTGGAGCAAATAGCACTTCTCAAATGCCTACACAGAGATCAAAGATCTAAAGCAAGCACTAACAGGTCTGATGAATCAAACAGATCAGAAAACAAGTAAGCGAGACAAAGCGGCAACTCATCAACAAAATAGATTTTCTCGTAAAACAAGAAGAACAATTGGGAATGAGATCACGCATTAAATGGCTTCAGTGGGGGGACCAGAATACACGGTTTTTTCATGCCACAACATTCaatagaagaaaacaaaaccgTATTTCAATGCTGCAATTAGAGGAAAACAGATGGTCTAGAGAACCCATGATGATACAAGCACACATTCAATCCTATTATGAGAACCTATACGAACCGATGGTCAAAGATCTTACCAGCCTATCCTGAACCAATGTCCATCCCCTATAACTGACCATATAAACGAAAACTAGTGACAGTTCCTACTTTAGAGGAGATCCACGCAAAGAAGTGTTTCAATTGGGAGCCTATAAGGCTCCTGGCCCCGACGGTTTCAATGGAATGTTCTACCAACAATCATGGGAGACTATAAAACCTGACCTGTTGCAGCTAGTACATAAATTCTTCCAGACAAGAGTCCTCGACCCCCGGATAAACCAGACCCACCTTGTGCTGATCCCCAAAGTAAAAAGTCCTGAAAATATCAGCCAATTCAGACCCATCGGTCTGTGCAATTTTAGCTACAAAGTTATATCAAAATTTTTAGCCAATAGACTGAAAAGATGGCTGCCACTTATCATTGAACCAGAGTAGGGGGCCTTTGTTCCAGGGAGGCAAATCCAGGACAATATATTCATTGTACAGGAGGTACTGCATCACCTACGCAAAACaacaaggaggaaaaagaatcaGGCCATCTTGAAGctggatatgcagaaagcatatgataAGGTAGAATGGGATTTTGTGAGGGATCTTATGCTGCACATGGGGTTTCATGTCAAATGGGTTTCTTTAATTATGCAATGCATCTCAACAGTCACCTACAGCGTAAAAGTAAATGGAGAACCTACCCCCTTCTTCCATCCTTCGCGAGGTCTGAGACAAGGTGACCCACTTTCACCTTATATCTTCATTCTAATGTCAAATGTGCTCACCTAGATGATGAAAAAAGCATTAGTAGAAGGCACACTCACAGGAATACAGCTTAACAGGAATTGCCCTAAGCTATCACATTTAATGTTTGCTGATGATGTCATATTCTTTCTGGATGGAACTATATTAGAATGTCAGAATGTAGCCCAAGTTCTAAATCAATATTGTTATGCTACGGGTCAAACAATCAACTTAACTAAATCAGGAGTTTCTTTTAATGTTAGCTGTCCAGCAGTGCTACAACAGAATCTAGCCACAGAATTGAGAGTCCCTATCCAACAGAGAATGGGAAAGTATCTGGGAATACCTACTGAATGGGGACACTCCAAAAATGAGCTGTTCGCATGGATCCTAGCCAGAGTAAATTCAAAGTTAGCaggttggaaagaaaaattattaacaaaggTAGGCAAGGAAGTGTTAATCAAAAGCGTGGTACAAGCTTTACCTACCTATGCAATGTCCATCTTCAAGCTGCCCGTATCAATCTGCAAAGCCATAGAACAATGAATAGCATCATTCTGGTGGCAAAATGGCGATGCAAAAAGAGGTTTGCACTAGAAAAACTGGAAGACATTGAAGACCCGAAAGGATGCAGGAGGTTTAGGGTTCAAGGACTTTCTAACCTTCAATAGAGCCATGCTCGGAAAGCAACTTTGGAGATTAGCCACTTCCCCACAGCTCTATGGAGCAGTGCTAAAGGATTTATTTCCCCAATGGGGATGTTTGGACAGCTTCGAAGGGCCACCGACCATCATGGGGTTGGCACAGCTTGATGCTTGGCAGAGACACCATAAAGGATAACATAATATGGTCAGTAGGTGATGGAGAAACTATTTGTATCAGAGAAGACAGATGGCTAACGCAAGGTGTAATAGGAGGACAACCAAATAAGACAGAGCCAAAAATGGTTTCCGGACTGATAGATGCAGAGAACAGAGTATGGAAACAACAGCTAATTCTTCAATTGTATGATGAATCAATTGCAAATGAAATATTAGCAATCCCTATATGTCAGCAAGCAAAGCCAGATATGCTAATATGGACAGGCAACAAAACAAGCCAATACTCTGTCAAGAGCGGATACAATCGAGCACGGGAAAAGCGGATAAACCAAGCAAACGACCCTCTTGCTCTTATCAACCACCGCGTACCTTATGGACTCAAATTTGGAGTTTGCATGTGCCACCGAAAGTTCGATCCTTCCTCCGGAGTCTCGTCGAATGCCCTTCCTACGAGGGAAAACCtacataaaagaaaatggttacGATCCATTATGCCCTTCGTTGGTCGAATATTGAAACGACAGAACACATGTTATTTCTATGCAAGTGGACGAAGAGAGTATGGGAAGAACAAATTTTTGAGAAGATAAAACCAGATGGAAGTCTCAGGAGAACAGATCAGTGGATTGCCAACGCCTTCCATCGAAATCAGAGCTTACCCGATTGAGAACTCACGGGAATGGTTTTGTGGCACATCTGGAAGGCGCGAAACAACTGGATATTCTGATCCAAAGAACCTAGACCCGTAGATCCGGTGAGTACAACCAGGGAACAAAACGAGTTCTTCAGTCGaggaaaaacagagagaagCAAAAAATCAACGGATCTAGCAAAACCTGACCGATGGAGGCCTCCGGAAGGGGATGGGCTGAAAATAAATGTCGACGTGGCATGGTGCTCCGGTGAATTTCTCGGATCTGCGGCGGGTATTGTTCATGATCGGGAAGGAAGACTGCTCGAGGGTTTCACTGCAACGATTAGGGTTTCCTCGGCAAGTGAAGCGGAAGCCCAAGCAATCCTACATGGGATCTCCTATACGCACGAACTCAAGTCGTCTCACGTGCAAGTCTTCGGAACAGGACCAGGAAAGTGGATTATTGAAAGTGACAGTTCATCCGTTGTGGACATGATCATGGGCCGGACTCAACCAGATTGGAATCTTGTGGAGATAGTGCAGAGGTGCCGAAATGGGCTCAGTAGAAATAAAGATATTTCGGTGACCTATTGCCCCCGCCAAACGAATGAAGCTGCGGACTAGATAGCAAGGAAACACTGCCATCGGTCTCTTCCACGTAATTGGCTGTTTTCCCCACCTTTACCACTATGGAACATTTTATGTGCAGATCTTTCCGCATCTGCTTTTTGTAAGTCTCCTCTATAATTAAGCAATAGAATGCtatcttttgaccaaaaaaaaaaaaagctgtaGAATAGACGAATCAGCAAACGATCCCTAGACGTCAAAAAAATCCACCCTTGATGATCACCGGCTCTAGTACTTCTCCCTTCATTTTCGATGCTTGTGATGAACCTAATATAATCCAGTCGGTACATCGATGCTTTCAACTTGTGCAATATAGAAAATGTGGGAATTCTTTCAAAAGCTGTGATTTACTTTTATCATTGACAAGTAAAGCCAAAGGAAGCATCTCAAATTCTTTCGAACTGATGTTAGCTAAAAGGCTGGCTAAAGCTATGGCTTTATGTATGAGtgattttagatattttaaacAGATCCACTAAaatgatttattaaattatatatcagATTATACGTAGAAATTTTAAAGAGGCATGCCATTTTCAACCCTCAGTAATGACTTGCACATGATCATTGGTACAATTGGGCAGCCCTAGTCAGCACCTCCATCCAAGTAAAGAAAATGCAACTCTGTTGATACTAATTCGAAGAGAATCCAGATGTCCCTTTACGCAAGTCTGAAAGTgcccactacctcgaattatCGACCTTATGCATGTCATGCTTTTCTTATACCCAATCCATCGTTTGGCACCCACTAAGTGACAGCCAAATATGGGAAAagtattataaaaaaagaagaagccaaaaaCCAATtctattgataccaattcaatttaaacttttaatttaaattaaatataatcctaaacattttcatatttttattaattaaatccatttgatcaatttaggtTGGAAACTTTTAATGTGAACACTGGCCTTCTGATATGGCATAACTAGTGTTAGCAtagacatttttaattttttttcaatatttttttttggaaattttgattaattttttcttttcttttcttctttcctttttctttatttttttttaattttttccttatttccttcCATTAGTGGCTAGCCTTCTTGATGGCTGGCGAAGGTCACCGGGTCGCCCAAATTGTTAGGGGTCTTGCTTGTGGCCAATGAGGGTGTCCCAAGCCTCATCCTCGTTGGGGGTGGTGAAGATGGCTAGCAACTTGTGAAGggagataaataaaaaaaaggaaagaaggataaaaggaaaagaaaagaaataatcaataagaattttttaaaaaaatgtccatattaGTATCAACTATGTCATATTGAATGGCCAACGTCTAAATTAGTAATTTCCGGCCTAAATTGACAAGTTAGGCTTAATTGGTATAAATATGAACATacttaagactaaattagtccaagtaaaaagatttatgattaaattaataccaatataataaatttagaacttcttttgtacttttccctcTAAAAGCACTTTCAACCAATTCTTCCTTTTGTTAGTAGCACAATATTTCAATTCATTGGTTTGAAATGACGTGATTGcacattttgaagaagaattaggATTTGTCAAATCGATAAAAAAACTTAGGACTTAGTTGGTTTCCTCGTAGAAATCGAGAGCTTAGGGTGCACATGTCCCATATATAAACTAAGAAAAGGTCATATACATGTAATTTACACTCTACTTTACGTACAAGCACTCTGAAAGTCCGATGGAATTCCCTAGATTTCAGGAATACTTCATTGAGCGTCCACATTGCCCGCAATTTATGTACAAACGGCCCGAGATCCAATTGGAGCATTTGGACGGcttttttatatatcttttcGGGCAATGGAGTACTTTGCTTCCCTTCAACCTTAAAAAGCTTCGGAATTTGACAAGATACCCCTTGGCCCCCATCTCAAAAGTCAACCATGTTCTTTTCTATGTAACCCTCCTCCTCTCAACCTTCAAATCACTTATCATTCCCACGTtccaaaaaagatgaaaatgaacactcttcttcttttgctaaTTCTCGCGTGGACATTATCCACTGAAGTTTTCGCTCAACCTCCTCACATTCTTGTAGCACCCATCCTCCAACACACAGACACAAACACTTCTCTCTACAGCATCACGCTTAACGGTGGGGAGCATTATATCATTGATTTCGACGCTCCTTTTACCTGGTACCAATGCCAATCCCCTCAATTTCCAGTCGGTTGTAACTACGGCGCATGCTCCACTGCTCGGACCTACATCCCTCCCTCATGTCCCGTCAATAACACGTTTACAGAGAGTCAGTGTTACTGCAACGATGCGCCCGTGAACCCGATCACCAAGTCCTGTGCTCCGTCGCAAATGACCTACAAAGATATGGTCCTATATTGGACAGATGGCCGATCTCTCCTGGGAGCTATGGATTTCAATCGCTTGTATGTATCATGTGCTCCGCTGTCTCTTCTGCAGTCTCTACCTGAAGAAGTGATTGGCGTTGGTGCCTTGTCGTGGTCTTCTCTCGCTCTGCCATATGCATTCAGCGATCTTCCTGACCAGTTGGTCGCGAGGAAGTTTGCACTTTGCCTCCCAAGCTCGAGTGAAGCTAGTGGGGCTATATTCTTCGGTGATGGTCCGTACAATCTTGGTCCTTCGACAGACTTTGATGCGGCAAAAGTACTCACCTACACTCCTTTGCAAGCTGATCCAACTTTGCTGGGATATTATATCAACCTCACTGGCATATCGATCAATGGGAAGGCCATGAATGTTCCACAGAAGAGCTTCAATGTCAATCAGAGCGTGAAGCTTAGTACTATTGTACCATACACTACACTAAAGAGCAACATTTACAAGACTTTTATCAGGGATTTTAAGAAGGCGGCCAAAGGCATCGTTCAAGTGACCAATGTGGATCCGTTTCGTTTGTGCTTCAATATTAGCACTATGGGATCGAGCAACAATGGGCTACACATTCCCCAGATCGATCTGATGCtaggaaaaggagagaaatggACCATCTATCCACCAAACTCGATAAAGCAAGTCAATGACAATGTTGGGTGCTTGGCTTTCGTTGATGGAGGGGAAACTGCAGAGCAAGCTGTCGTGATCGGGACgtatcaaattgagaataactTGCTTCAATTTGATTTCAATCAGTCAAGATTGGGTTTCAGCTCTTCCTTGCTGCCTTACGGGGCTACATGTGGTGGCTTCAATTTCACAGTTTCAGGCATTGTTTGAgctgcttctttctttcttgatgaaCGTTACAATGTTCACTTTGTTGAAATAAAGTTTCATGGACTTGTTTATGTAAAATAAGGCATGTCCAAAATAAACTCTCATGCCCTGTTTTGCCTTCTGGTTGGGAGACTCTTGCTTCTGCATCAGTGACTTCGTTTATGATATTATGAGTTGAACGTATCAAATTGACTTGCTTCAATTTGATTTCAATCAGTCAAGATTGTTTCAGCTCTTCCTTGCTGCCTACGGGGCTACATGTGTTCATAAGGCATGTCCAAAATTTAAGATTATCAAGTGCAGTTTCTCATTGCAAATATTTTATCACTCATCATTAATTTCAATATTCTCAGTAGCCATGAATTTTAGATGCCTAAGTTTGCAAACTGGAGTAGCATAAATTGTATCTGCAGGTGGTTTTCCTCCCCATTGACTTAACGGTTAGGGCTTATAGATAAGACGGCTTTTGGAGAATTTCTACTGCATTGGCACTGTATAAAAGATAGGGTTAGGAGCCTCTCCAGTAAGGAGTAATTTTGGCAAAAATGAGTCCATTGTTTATTGAAACTCACGTTAACACACCCCCACCACCCCGCCCGCCCGCCGCAaccacccttctctctctgtaTATGAGTTTGCGACCTTCATGGCAGATATCGCCACCTCTGCCATGAAGCTTGCTAACGAAGGTCAGGTTGTGACCATGACATGACTTCTGTTTGCAAAGGAGGATGCCGACCTAATTCACAGttcgcagagagagagagagagagagagagagagagagagatccacgGCCGCAGGCGACTTGCCGGCTAGGTTCTACATTTTAACACCAtcggaagaggagagagaaagagcaaaaTGTATTAGGAAAAGTAAGGGTTGGTAAAAAAGAATTGTTTAGAAAAAGATGCATTTATGGCATTTTAACAAGAGAGTGCGTGGCACAAATCTAATCGGATCTCACGATAAATCTTTCTCCAAGTCACTGGGCATCGAGATTACTTGACATCGTCTGTTaattatgttttgaatttttcgtgTGAGCTCGAGAAATGTTTCGAGATACTTGTTAAGACAATTTGAGCTGAGGAATTTCTGGAGGTACGCAATGGAAGCGAAGGACTCAAGAGACACAGATGGAGATGTGTTTTACCGGTATAGGGTAATATCTGGTACATGATATAATATATACGAAAAACTAActagatgaaaaaagaagaaatgaagttgACAGCAAAATTGATGAATGTATGCAGGTTACGATCGATATTAAGCCCTATTTGATCAGACCTTTGCAGTATTTCCAAACCGGTCAGCTAGCCTTGGATTACCTCGGGGATGTGGTATTTGTCCTGTCATGCACATCGAATTTGACTCAAAATGCATCTTTTACttcacaaaatcatcaaaattggttaaaaaaGCAATCGAAATTGTCAATGTTACCTGCGGAAATGTTTGTTGGTCTAGGTTAGCTCTATCGTGACTCCATGCATTTGGATTTAGATTAGATCGATGCAATTAATAATAGTTTCAACTTGGATTTAGTCTTTTTGGGGCAATTGGACGTTAAACTTGTACGTTCTGCTCTTTAGGGGGTGGTCAATGCAATGCATGAGTACTAAGAACTCCATCTTGTGCATGAGCGATGAAGGAAAGCCAGAATGAGTCGATGTAATGCATGAGTACTAAGAACTCCATATTGCACATGGCTAGGGCAAAAATCCAACGAGTTCCTTCTCGATCTTGGGGAAATCTAGTCCAAGTTACAATGTCTCCCAGACTTTGTGAACAAAAGCACAAGAtccaatcaattcaagttgcacTTGTTATTTGATATTTGAACTTTACTCAATTCTAGTAAATTCATATCTTTATTCTTAATTAAGCATTATAAAGCCCTTGATGAAGCTGAAAAGACAATGattttcttctataaaatcTCCTCTTCTCAAGCATCAATCTCATGTGTCATCTAATTGACATTCCAAAGTTGACCAAAATGTGCAATCTTATACTTGCTTTGTTCATCTTCATGTTGGGTCTTTCGTCCCTAGAAGTCTCGGCTCAACCTTTTCACACTCTAGTGACGTCCCTTCACAAGGACCCCAACACTTCCCTCCACACCATCACCCTCACGCTGGACCCTTCCGAGCAATATCTCATCGACCTCGATGCCCCTTTCATCTGGAACCGATGCGATTCTTCGCAACCCACGGTCTCCTGTGGCGAGCCCAAGTGCTTGACTGCTCGCAGTTACATTTCTCCGTTGTGCCCCGAGACAAATAACACAAATGACCAGTGCTCTTGCTATGACACACCTGTGAACCCGATCACCGGGTTATGCGCCTCATCTTACTTGAGTCTCAATGAGCTCACAGTATATTGGACTGCCGGTAGATCTCTCTCTACATACAGGATCCAGTACGGCAACCTGTACATCTCGTGTGCTCCTTCGTCTCTCTTGCAATCTCTTCCAGCACAAGCAATCGGTGTTGCTTCATTGTCGcagtctcctctctctctactaTATCAATTCATCATCGACGATCTCACCCAGAAATTCTCCCTTTGCCTCTCGAGCTCAAGTGATGATCAAGGGGTCATTTTCTTCGGTGACGGTCCATACTATCTCGAACCTCCGGCAAACTTTGATGCTTCAAGTGTACTTTCCTACACTCCGTTGATCAAGAATCCCTCAGCACTGGGATATTTTATCAACGTGACGGGGATATCGATCAACCAAAAGGCCATTAGTGTTCCAGCGAACACGTTTGCGCTCGACGTAAGTGGAGGTGTGAAGCTCAGTACTACAGTGCCCTACACTACCCTGAGGAGTGACATTTATAGTGTCTTTATGAGCGAATTCAAGAAGGCTTTGGATGGCTTCCCTCGAGGGAAGAAGGTGAGTCCGCTTGAGTATTGCTTCAAGACAAATGTCACGAGACCGACAAAGGTCGAGAGCATTCCTCGAATCGATCTAGTGCTAGGAGATGAAGGGTACTGGACTATTCACAAATCTAATCTGCTGAAACAAGTGGATGCCGATGCAGCGTGCTTGGCAATCGTCGATGGCGGAAAGACGGCGGAGCATGCTGTGGTGATCGGGACTTACCAATTGGAGAACATAATGTTGCAATTTGATTTGGTCCAGTCGAGATTGGGATTCAGTTCTCCCTTGTCCTCCTTCGGGAGCTCATGCGGTAACTTCGATTTCACAGTTCGGCCTTGACCTTTTCTTTGCTTCTCAAGGAACTTTCGATCTCAAAGAAAGAGTTCCGtgccttttcttttatccaAAATGAAGTGTTTACGTCCTAGACCAACTCTCTGTCTGGGAAAGTCTCGCGTAATAAAAGCCTTTATGTATGATCAATTGTTCTATCATATA
The nucleotide sequence above comes from Eucalyptus grandis isolate ANBG69807.140 chromosome 2, ASM1654582v1, whole genome shotgun sequence. Encoded proteins:
- the LOC104434662 gene encoding chitinase CLP, coding for MNTLLLLLILAWTLSTEVFAQPPHILVAPILQHTDTNTSLYSITLNGGEHYIIDFDAPFTWYQCQSPQFPVGCNYGACSTARTYIPPSCPVNNTFTESQCYCNDAPVNPITKSCAPSQMTYKDMVLYWTDGRSLLGAMDFNRLYVSCAPLSLLQSLPEEVIGVGALSWSSLALPYAFSDLPDQLVARKFALCLPSSSEASGAIFFGDGPYNLGPSTDFDAAKVLTYTPLQADPTLLGYYINLTGISINGKAMNVPQKSFNVNQSVKLSTIVPYTTLKSNIYKTFIRDFKKAAKGIVQVTNVDPFRLCFNISTMGSSNNGLHIPQIDLMLGKGEKWTIYPPNSIKQVNDNVGCLAFVDGGETAEQAVVIGTYQIENNLLQFDFNQSRLGFSSSLLPYGATCGGFNFTVSGIV
- the LOC104434663 gene encoding chitinase CLP: MCNLILALFIFMLGLSSLEVSAQPFHTLVTSLHKDPNTSLHTITLTLDPSEQYLIDLDAPFIWNRCDSSQPTVSCGEPKCLTARSYISPLCPETNNTNDQCSCYDTPVNPITGLCASSYLSLNELTVYWTAGRSLSTYRIQYGNLYISCAPSSLLQSLPAQAIGVASLSQSPLSLLYQFIIDDLTQKFSLCLSSSSDDQGVIFFGDGPYYLEPPANFDASSVLSYTPLIKNPSALGYFINVTGISINQKAISVPANTFALDVSGGVKLSTTVPYTTLRSDIYSVFMSEFKKALDGFPRGKKVSPLEYCFKTNVTRPTKVESIPRIDLVLGDEGYWTIHKSNLLKQVDADAACLAIVDGGKTAEHAVVIGTYQLENIMLQFDLVQSRLGFSSPLSSFGSSCGNFDFTVRP